From one Gemmobacter sp. genomic stretch:
- a CDS encoding response regulator transcription factor codes for MRALVVEDDRRIAADLDRALVAAGFRVDLVDDGETAWFRGGTENYDLIVLDLGLPRLDGLTVLKRWRAEGCESPVLVLTARGAWTERVEGIDAGADDYLPKPFRMEELIARARALVRRAGGRGTAQQQVGRLTVDLNRMTVAVDGVPQALTPLEFRLVAYLALHRDRVVPPGELLEHLYGDDDAREANALEAIVARLRRKLGAGLIGTRRGFGYHLDAAG; via the coding sequence ATGCGCGCGCTTGTGGTCGAGGATGACCGCCGGATCGCGGCCGATCTGGACCGCGCGCTGGTGGCAGCCGGCTTTCGCGTCGATCTGGTCGACGATGGCGAAACCGCCTGGTTCCGTGGCGGGACCGAGAATTACGACCTGATCGTGCTGGATCTGGGCCTGCCGCGGCTGGACGGGCTGACGGTGCTGAAACGCTGGCGCGCCGAAGGCTGCGAAAGCCCGGTGCTGGTGCTGACCGCGCGCGGCGCCTGGACCGAACGGGTCGAGGGGATCGACGCCGGCGCCGACGATTACCTGCCCAAGCCCTTCCGCATGGAAGAACTGATCGCCCGCGCCCGCGCATTGGTGCGCCGCGCCGGCGGGCGCGGCACGGCCCAGCAGCAGGTCGGGCGGCTGACGGTGGATCTGAACCGCATGACGGTGGCGGTCGATGGCGTGCCGCAGGCGCTGACGCCGCTGGAATTCCGGCTGGTCGCCTATCTGGCGCTGCACCGCGACCGGGTGGTGCCGCCGGGCGAATTGCTGGAACATCTCTATGGCGACGACGATGCGCGCGAGGCCAATGCGCTGGAGGCCATCGTGGCCCGGCTGCGCCGCAAGCTGGGGGCGGGCCTCATCGGCACCCGGCGCGGCTTTGGCTATCATCTGGACGCGGCCGGATGA
- a CDS encoding HAMP domain-containing sensor histidine kinase — translation MMRRSLRWRLGLAGAGTILIALGLSAAGLALLFDRHVERVAVAALEGRALALAAMVEPGPGGAVFRQSVADPMYDRPFSGQYWQVELGSDLRRSRSLWDMTLDFAASPPDPGGSRVRTIPGPRDEPLLAVERRLMVGQGQAPVPLRILVATDRAALTRARQGFLGDLLPYLAVLGAFLLAASWVQVTVGLRPLRRIGARVASLATGARPRMGQDLPVEVTPMAAEIDSLLDARDRELARARHRAADLAHGFKTPLQALLGDAGQLRDRGQHDIARSIETVVAAMRRLVDRELARARIQSDRTQAGADPAGVLHKIVAVLRRMPQGAALDWQVSPAPGPMARIDPDDLTEALGALMENAMRHATARVVATVALAGPAGVRVTIRDDGPGVPDAQLARLVQRGVRLDEGGDGQGIGLAITADIVDAAQGQLHMRNADPGLEVTLHLHRATPSNPL, via the coding sequence ATGATGCGCCGGTCGCTGCGCTGGCGGCTGGGGCTGGCCGGGGCGGGCACCATCCTGATCGCGCTTGGCCTGTCGGCGGCGGGGCTCGCGCTGCTGTTCGACCGCCATGTCGAACGGGTGGCGGTCGCGGCGCTGGAAGGGCGGGCGCTGGCGCTGGCGGCCATGGTGGAACCGGGGCCGGGCGGCGCGGTCTTTCGCCAGTCGGTCGCCGATCCGATGTATGATCGCCCCTTCTCGGGGCAGTACTGGCAGGTCGAGCTGGGCAGCGACCTGCGCCGGTCACGCTCGCTGTGGGACATGACGCTGGACTTCGCCGCCAGCCCGCCCGACCCCGGCGGATCCCGGGTGCGCACCATTCCCGGCCCGCGGGACGAACCGCTGCTGGCGGTGGAACGCCGGCTGATGGTGGGGCAGGGCCAGGCGCCGGTGCCGCTGCGCATTCTGGTGGCGACAGACCGCGCCGCGCTGACCCGGGCGCGGCAGGGGTTCCTGGGCGATCTGCTGCCCTATCTGGCGGTGCTGGGGGCGTTTCTGCTGGCGGCCTCCTGGGTGCAGGTGACCGTCGGCCTGCGCCCCTTGCGCCGCATCGGCGCCCGGGTGGCCAGCCTTGCCACCGGCGCACGGCCCCGGATGGGGCAGGATCTGCCGGTCGAGGTGACGCCGATGGCGGCCGAGATCGACAGCCTGCTCGATGCCCGCGACCGCGAACTGGCCCGCGCCCGCCACCGGGCCGCCGATCTGGCGCATGGGTTCAAGACGCCGCTTCAGGCGCTGCTGGGCGATGCCGGGCAGTTGCGCGACCGCGGCCAGCACGACATCGCCCGCAGCATCGAAACCGTGGTGGCCGCCATGCGCCGGCTGGTCGACCGCGAACTGGCCCGCGCCCGCATCCAGTCCGACCGCACGCAGGCCGGCGCCGATCCGGCGGGGGTGCTGCACAAGATCGTCGCCGTGCTGCGCCGGATGCCGCAAGGCGCGGCGCTGGACTGGCAGGTCAGCCCGGCGCCCGGGCCCATGGCCCGGATCGACCCCGACGACCTGACCGAGGCACTGGGCGCGCTGATGGAAAACGCCATGCGCCACGCCACTGCGCGCGTGGTGGCGACCGTGGCCCTTGCCGGCCCGGCCGGGGTGCGGGTGACCATCCGCGACGACGGCCCCGGCGTGCCCGACGCCCAGCTGGCGCGCCTTGTCCAGCGCGGCGTGCGGCTGGACGAAGGCGGCGACGGCCAGGGCATCGGCCTTGCGATCACCGCCGATATCGTCGATGCGGCGCAGGGACAGCTGCACATGCGCAATGCGGATCCGGGGCTGGAAGTGACGCTGCACCTGCACCGCGCGACCCCTTCCAACCCGCTCTGA
- a CDS encoding 2-dehydropantoate 2-reductase: protein MRIGILGAGLIGGFIGGRLAAGGAEVTMVGRPAMGAALDAGLHLTDLDGPDRHLPPGRIRFGTDPGLLADCKLVLICVKSAQTAGAAAALAPVLPPGTRVMTMQNGIGHAEVLAAALPQARVLRGIVPFNVVSPAPGHLRRTTSGTLLADRDAGPFAPAFAAAGLPLDLRPDMEAVMWGKLLMNLNNAVNTLSGLPLREELAQRDYRRCLALAQDEALAVLAAARLRPARLTPLPLRLMPAVLRLPDPAFRLIAGRMLRIDPAARSSMAEDLAAGRPSEIDWLNGAVVALAARLGARAPVNARLTALVHAAFASPRRWPAAELLADLHAHALSL from the coding sequence ATGAGGATCGGGATCCTTGGCGCAGGGCTGATCGGCGGGTTCATCGGCGGGCGGCTGGCCGCCGGCGGGGCCGAGGTGACAATGGTCGGCCGCCCTGCGATGGGGGCGGCGCTGGACGCCGGCCTGCACCTGACCGATCTTGATGGACCCGACCGCCACCTGCCCCCCGGCCGCATCCGCTTTGGCACCGATCCGGGCCTCCTCGCGGATTGCAAGCTGGTGCTGATCTGCGTGAAATCGGCGCAGACGGCCGGGGCGGCGGCCGCGCTGGCCCCGGTGCTGCCGCCCGGAACCCGGGTGATGACGATGCAGAATGGCATCGGCCATGCCGAGGTGCTGGCCGCCGCCCTGCCGCAGGCCCGCGTGCTGCGCGGCATCGTGCCGTTCAACGTAGTGTCCCCCGCCCCGGGCCATCTGCGCCGCACCACCAGCGGCACCCTGCTGGCCGACCGCGATGCCGGCCCCTTTGCCCCGGCCTTTGCCGCCGCCGGCCTGCCCCTGGACCTGCGCCCCGACATGGAGGCGGTGATGTGGGGCAAGCTGCTGATGAACCTCAACAATGCCGTCAACACCCTGTCCGGCCTGCCATTGCGCGAGGAACTGGCGCAGCGCGACTATCGCCGCTGCCTGGCGCTGGCCCAGGACGAGGCGCTGGCGGTGCTGGCCGCGGCCCGCCTGCGCCCGGCCCGCCTGACCCCGCTGCCGCTCCGGCTGATGCCGGCCGTGCTGCGCCTGCCCGACCCGGCCTTCCGGCTGATCGCGGGCCGGATGCTGCGCATCGACCCGGCGGCGCGGTCGTCGATGGCCGAGGATCTGGCCGCCGGGCGCCCGTCGGAAATCGACTGGCTGAACGGCGCGGTGGTGGCGCTGGCCGCGCGGCTGGGCGCCCGCGCGCCGGTCAATGCCCGGCTGACCGCGCTGGTCCATGCCGCCTTCGCCAGCCCGCGCCGCTGGCCGGCGGCGGAACTGCTGGCCGATCTGCACGCCCATGCCCTCTCGCTCTGA
- a CDS encoding FAD-binding dehydrogenase — protein sequence MDTATDVLVIGAGLAGLVAACAALDRGRRVTVLDQEPRATLGGQAHWSLGGLFMVDTPEQRRMGIRDSRDLAGQDWMGSAAFDRPEDAHPRAWANAYLDFAAGPMRGWLHGLGLRWFPVVGWAERGGGLAHGHGNSVPRFHLTWGTGPGVLAPFVKHALAAEADGRLTFGFRHRVTRLTGGPSGITGAAGEVLADDPAARGHPSSREVQGAFEISAASVIVASGGIGGNEALVRRAWPVDRLGPPPATMVCGVPAHVDGLMIGHAQAADARAINGDRMWHYTEGIRNWDPVWPNHGIRILPGPSSMWFDATGDRLPPPALPGFDSLGTLKILGRRGHGYSWFVTTQAIVKKEFALSGSEQNPDLTGRDIPLLLRSRLGRGAPPPVEAFKRHGADFVVADTLDDLVAGMNRIGAHPIDPARLRAQIEARDRELANPFSKDAQIIALRQARAYRGDRFMRTARPHRILDPKAGPLIAVRLHILTRKSLGGLETDLSGQAIGMDGLPIPGLYACGEAAGFGGGGYHGSNALEGTFLGGCLFSGRIAGQSA from the coding sequence ATGGACACAGCCACCGATGTTCTGGTGATCGGCGCCGGGCTTGCCGGGCTGGTCGCCGCCTGCGCCGCGCTGGACCGCGGGCGCCGGGTGACCGTGCTGGATCAGGAACCGCGCGCAACCTTGGGCGGACAGGCGCATTGGTCGCTGGGCGGGCTGTTCATGGTGGATACTCCCGAACAGCGCCGCATGGGCATCCGCGACAGTCGCGATCTGGCCGGGCAGGACTGGATGGGATCGGCCGCCTTTGACCGGCCCGAGGATGCCCACCCCCGCGCCTGGGCCAATGCCTATCTGGATTTCGCCGCCGGCCCGATGCGCGGCTGGCTGCACGGGCTGGGGCTGCGCTGGTTCCCGGTGGTCGGCTGGGCCGAACGCGGCGGCGGGCTGGCGCATGGACACGGCAATTCGGTGCCGCGCTTTCACCTGACCTGGGGCACCGGCCCCGGCGTGCTGGCCCCCTTTGTCAAACACGCGCTGGCGGCCGAGGCCGATGGGCGGCTGACCTTCGGCTTTCGCCACCGCGTCACGCGGCTGACGGGCGGGCCGTCGGGCATCACCGGCGCCGCCGGAGAGGTGCTGGCCGACGACCCGGCCGCGCGGGGCCACCCCTCCAGCCGCGAGGTGCAGGGCGCGTTCGAGATTTCTGCCGCCTCGGTCATCGTCGCCTCGGGCGGCATCGGCGGGAACGAGGCGCTGGTGCGCCGCGCCTGGCCGGTGGACCGGCTGGGGCCGCCGCCTGCAACCATGGTCTGCGGCGTGCCGGCCCATGTCGACGGGCTGATGATCGGCCATGCCCAGGCCGCCGACGCCCGGGCGATCAACGGCGACCGGATGTGGCATTACACCGAAGGCATCCGCAACTGGGATCCGGTCTGGCCGAACCACGGCATCCGCATCCTGCCCGGGCCATCCTCGATGTGGTTCGATGCCACGGGCGACCGCCTGCCACCCCCGGCCCTGCCAGGCTTCGACAGCCTGGGCACGCTGAAGATCCTCGGCCGACGCGGCCATGGCTATTCCTGGTTCGTCACCACCCAGGCCATCGTGAAAAAGGAATTCGCGCTGTCGGGGTCGGAACAGAACCCCGATCTGACCGGGCGCGACATTCCCCTGCTGCTGCGCAGCCGCCTTGGCAGGGGCGCCCCCCCGCCGGTCGAGGCGTTCAAGCGCCATGGCGCGGATTTCGTGGTGGCCGATACGCTGGACGATCTGGTCGCCGGCATGAACCGCATCGGCGCCCATCCGATCGACCCTGCCCGCCTGCGCGCCCAGATCGAGGCGCGCGACCGCGAACTGGCCAATCCGTTTTCCAAGGATGCCCAGATCATCGCCCTGCGCCAGGCCCGCGCCTATCGCGGCGACCGCTTCATGCGCACCGCGCGGCCGCACCGGATCCTGGATCCCAAGGCCGGGCCGCTGATCGCGGTGCGCCTGCATATCCTGACGCGCAAATCGCTGGGCGGGCTGGAAACCGACCTGTCGGGGCAGGCCATCGGGATGGATGGCCTGCCGATCCCCGGCCTTTACGCCTGTGGCGAGGCGGCGGGGTTCGGCGGTGGCGGCTATCATGGCAGCAATGCGCTGGAAGGCACCTTTCTGGGCGGCTGCCTGTTTTCCGGCCGCATCGCGGGACAATCGGCATGA
- the proS gene encoding proline--tRNA ligase: protein MRLSRYFLPVLKENPAEAQIVSHRYMLRAGMIKQQAAGIYSWLPLGYRVLKRIEQIVHEEQVRAGHIPLLMPTLQPADLWRESGRYDDYGQEMLRIKDRHDRDMLFGPTNEEMITDIFRAHVNSYKDLPLTLYHIQWKFRDEVRPRFGVMRGREFLMKDGYNFDIDRDAALHAYNRHMVSYLRTYERMGLTAIPMRAASGPIGGDNTHEFLVLANTGESEVFYDDRVTALKLGAREIDYDDRAQVSKVCEEFTTLYARTDETHEAAVFDQIPEAHRKVGRGIEVGQIFYFGTKYSEAMGATVVTADGSRVPVEMGSHGIGVSRLLGAIIEASHDDKGIIWPEGVTPFPVGIVNLKQGDGSTDLACEGIYKGLAAHGLEALYDDRDERAGAKFATMDLIGLPWRITVGPRGLAAGKVELTCRRTGTSEEMSPEAAVARVAAIYAGI, encoded by the coding sequence ATGCGTCTGTCCCGCTATTTCCTGCCTGTGCTCAAGGAAAACCCTGCCGAGGCGCAGATCGTCTCGCACCGCTACATGCTGCGGGCCGGCATGATCAAGCAGCAGGCGGCGGGGATCTATTCCTGGCTGCCGCTGGGCTACCGGGTGCTGAAACGGATCGAGCAGATCGTGCATGAGGAGCAGGTGCGCGCGGGCCATATCCCGTTGCTGATGCCCACGCTGCAACCGGCGGATCTGTGGCGCGAATCCGGCCGCTATGACGATTACGGCCAGGAAATGCTGCGCATCAAGGACCGGCATGACCGCGACATGCTGTTCGGGCCGACGAACGAGGAGATGATCACCGACATCTTCCGCGCCCATGTGAACAGCTACAAGGACTTGCCGCTGACGCTGTATCACATCCAGTGGAAGTTCCGCGACGAGGTGCGGCCGCGCTTTGGCGTGATGCGCGGGCGCGAGTTCCTGATGAAGGACGGTTACAACTTCGACATCGACCGCGACGCGGCGCTGCATGCCTACAACCGCCACATGGTGTCCTATCTGCGCACCTATGAACGCATGGGCCTGACCGCCATTCCGATGCGCGCGGCCAGCGGCCCGATCGGCGGCGACAATACCCATGAATTCCTGGTGCTGGCCAATACCGGCGAATCCGAAGTGTTCTATGACGACCGCGTGACCGCGCTGAAACTGGGCGCGCGCGAGATCGACTATGACGACCGCGCCCAGGTGTCGAAAGTGTGCGAGGAATTCACCACGCTTTATGCCCGCACCGACGAGACGCACGAGGCGGCGGTGTTCGACCAGATCCCCGAAGCGCATCGCAAGGTGGGTCGCGGGATCGAGGTGGGGCAGATCTTCTACTTCGGAACCAAATATTCCGAGGCGATGGGCGCCACGGTGGTGACCGCCGATGGCAGCCGCGTGCCGGTGGAAATGGGCTCGCACGGGATCGGCGTGTCGCGCCTGCTGGGGGCGATCATCGAGGCAAGCCACGACGACAAGGGCATCATCTGGCCCGAAGGCGTCACGCCCTTTCCGGTCGGCATCGTGAACCTGAAACAGGGCGACGGATCGACCGACCTGGCCTGCGAAGGCATCTACAAGGGGCTGGCGGCGCATGGGCTGGAAGCCCTGTATGATGACCGCGACGAACGCGCAGGGGCGAAATTCGCCACGATGGATCTGATCGGCCTGCCCTGGCGCATCACCGTTGGCCCGCGCGGGCTGGCGGCGGGCAAGGTGGAACTGACCTGCCGCCGCACCGGCACGTCGGAGGAGATGAGCCCCGAGGCCGCCGTGGCACGGGTGGCGGCGATCTACGCCGGGATCTGA
- a CDS encoding SelT/SelW/SelH family protein: MTDLPRPAITFTYCTQCNWMLRTAWMAQELLQSFGQDIASVTLVPGTGGIFRIEADGALLWDRKDRGGFPDSRQLKQMIRDHAWPDRTLGHTDRTKSD, from the coding sequence ATGACCGACCTGCCCCGCCCGGCCATCACCTTCACCTATTGCACCCAATGCAACTGGATGCTGCGCACGGCCTGGATGGCGCAGGAATTGCTGCAATCCTTCGGGCAGGACATCGCCTCGGTCACGCTGGTTCCGGGAACCGGGGGCATCTTCCGCATCGAGGCCGACGGCGCCCTGCTGTGGGATCGCAAGGACCGCGGCGGCTTTCCCGACTCGCGCCAGCTGAAGCAGATGATCCGTGATCATGCCTGGCCTGACCGGACCCTGGGCCATACCGACCGGACGAAATCCGACTAG
- a CDS encoding YitT family protein: MTDPNTHSLIEDAQGIAYGATMAAFGIVVLTHLGLVTGQTAGLAVLIAYATGWGFGPVFFVVNIPFYALGLWRMGWRFTLKTFASVAALSGLTMVMPGWVSFAHLNPVFGAVLFGLASGSALLALFRHGASLGGVGIVALLLQDRLGWRAGWVQLGFDAALFAVALLILPVSAVAYSFIGALVVNLVIAINHRRDRYIAA, encoded by the coding sequence ATGACCGATCCCAACACCCATTCCCTGATCGAAGATGCCCAGGGCATCGCCTATGGCGCGACGATGGCGGCCTTTGGCATCGTGGTGCTGACCCATCTGGGGCTGGTGACCGGCCAGACGGCAGGGCTGGCAGTGCTGATCGCCTATGCCACCGGCTGGGGCTTTGGCCCGGTATTCTTCGTGGTGAACATTCCGTTCTATGCGCTGGGGCTGTGGCGGATGGGCTGGCGGTTCACGCTCAAGACCTTTGCCTCGGTCGCGGCGCTGTCGGGGCTGACCATGGTGATGCCGGGCTGGGTCAGCTTTGCGCATCTGAACCCGGTGTTCGGCGCGGTGCTGTTCGGCCTTGCCTCGGGGTCCGCGCTGCTGGCGCTGTTCCGGCATGGGGCGAGTCTGGGTGGGGTCGGCATTGTGGCGCTGCTGTTGCAGGACCGGCTGGGCTGGCGGGCAGGCTGGGTGCAGCTGGGATTCGACGCGGCGCTGTTCGCGGTGGCGCTGCTGATCCTGCCGGTTTCGGCGGTTGCCTACAGTTTCATCGGCGCGCTGGTGGTCAATCTGGTGATTGCCATAAATCATCGCAGGGACCGCTACATAGCGGCCTGA
- a CDS encoding YitT family protein, with product MAATALPTTPRYTPLEDLQGLAVSVIGGAAGIMLLRSAGLITGGTAGLALLISYATGWGFGWTFFAVNLPFYGLAWWTRGPVFAAKSFAAVTAVSWLAELLPDYLTLSYLHPGAAALLFGVIAGVGLLGLFRHGSSLGGVSIVAVILQDRFGIRAGWVQLIWDAGLFALAFLLLPLPQVLWSLAGAAVLNFVIAMNHRRDWYLPG from the coding sequence ATGGCCGCCACCGCCCTGCCCACCACCCCGCGCTATACCCCGCTGGAGGATCTCCAGGGCCTTGCCGTTTCGGTGATCGGCGGGGCGGCGGGCATCATGCTGCTGCGCTCGGCCGGGCTGATCACCGGGGGCACGGCGGGGCTGGCGCTGCTGATCTCCTATGCCACGGGCTGGGGGTTCGGCTGGACGTTCTTTGCGGTGAACCTGCCGTTCTACGGCCTGGCCTGGTGGACGCGCGGCCCGGTGTTCGCCGCGAAAAGTTTCGCTGCGGTGACAGCGGTTTCCTGGCTGGCCGAACTGCTGCCCGACTATCTGACGCTGTCCTATCTGCACCCCGGTGCGGCGGCGCTGCTGTTCGGGGTGATCGCCGGGGTCGGCCTGCTGGGCCTGTTCCGGCATGGATCCAGCCTGGGCGGTGTTTCCATCGTGGCGGTGATCCTGCAAGACCGCTTCGGTATCCGTGCCGGCTGGGTTCAGCTGATCTGGGATGCGGGGCTGTTTGCGCTGGCCTTCCTGCTGTTGCCGCTGCCGCAGGTGCTGTGGTCGCTGGCGGGGGCGGCGGTGCTGAACTTTGTCATCGCCATGAACCATAGGCGCGACTGGTACCTGCCCGGCTGA
- the typA gene encoding translational GTPase TypA encodes MDIRNIAIIAHVDHGKTTLVDELLKQSGTYRDNQAVAERAMDSNDIERERGITILAKATSVEWKGVRINIVDTPGHADFGGEVERILNMVDGVCLLVDAAEGPMPQTKFVTSKALALGLRPIVVLNKVDKPDAEPDRALNEVFDLFANLGANDEQLDFPHLYASGRAGWADEGLDGPRKDLSALFDLILRHVPAPRQQAATGEPFRMLATTLGSDPFIGRLLTGRVESGRLSVGATLKALSRTGERIEQFRVTKILAFRGLAQTAIDEAVAGDIVSLAGMTKATVADTLCALEIDTALPAQPIDPPTISVTFGINDSPLAGRDGTKVQSRIIRERLFKEAESNVAIKIEDTPGGEAFVVSGRGELQMGVLIENMRREGFELSISRPRVIMTEEDGVRLEPVEEVIIDVDDDYTGAVIDKLTGERRGDLVEMKPAGVGKTRIVAHVPSRGLIGYQGQFLTDTRGTGVLNRIFHGWVPHKGPIQGRRQGVLISMENGVSVAYALWNLEERGKLFIGAQEQVYEGMIIGEHSRDNDLEVNPLKGKKLTNVRASGTDEAVRLTTPVRMSLEESIAYIDDDELVEVTPKIVRLRKRYLDPHERKRQSRADG; translated from the coding sequence ATGGACATTCGCAATATCGCGATCATCGCGCACGTCGACCATGGCAAGACCACGCTGGTCGACGAGTTGCTGAAACAATCCGGCACCTACCGCGACAACCAGGCCGTCGCGGAACGCGCCATGGACAGCAACGACATCGAGCGCGAGCGCGGGATCACCATCCTGGCCAAGGCGACCTCGGTCGAATGGAAGGGCGTGCGGATCAACATCGTCGACACGCCCGGCCACGCCGATTTCGGCGGCGAGGTGGAGCGCATCCTGAACATGGTCGATGGGGTCTGCCTGCTGGTCGATGCTGCCGAAGGCCCGATGCCGCAGACCAAGTTCGTCACGTCCAAGGCGTTGGCCCTGGGCCTGCGCCCCATCGTGGTGCTGAACAAGGTCGACAAGCCCGATGCCGAACCCGACCGCGCCCTGAACGAGGTGTTCGACCTGTTCGCCAACCTGGGCGCGAATGACGAACAGCTGGATTTCCCGCATCTTTACGCCTCGGGCCGTGCCGGCTGGGCCGACGAGGGGCTGGACGGCCCGCGCAAGGATCTGTCGGCGCTGTTCGACCTGATCCTGCGCCATGTGCCCGCGCCCAGGCAGCAGGCCGCCACCGGAGAACCCTTCCGCATGCTGGCGACCACGCTGGGATCGGATCCGTTCATCGGCCGCCTGCTGACCGGCCGCGTCGAATCCGGCCGCCTGTCGGTCGGCGCGACGCTCAAGGCGCTCAGCCGCACGGGCGAGCGGATCGAACAGTTCCGCGTGACCAAGATCCTCGCCTTCCGCGGCCTGGCCCAGACCGCGATCGACGAGGCGGTGGCGGGCGATATCGTCTCGCTCGCCGGCATGACCAAGGCGACGGTGGCCGATACGCTGTGCGCGCTCGAGATCGACACGGCGCTGCCCGCCCAGCCGATCGACCCGCCGACCATCTCGGTCACCTTCGGCATCAACGATTCGCCGCTGGCCGGCCGCGACGGCACCAAGGTGCAAAGCCGAATCATCCGCGAACGACTGTTCAAGGAAGCGGAATCGAACGTCGCCATCAAGATCGAGGATACCCCGGGCGGCGAAGCCTTTGTCGTCTCGGGCCGGGGCGAACTCCAGATGGGCGTGCTGATCGAGAACATGCGCCGCGAGGGTTTCGAGCTGTCGATCTCGCGCCCACGCGTCATCATGACCGAGGAAGACGGCGTCCGGCTGGAGCCGGTCGAGGAAGTCATCATCGACGTCGATGACGATTATACCGGCGCCGTGATCGACAAGCTGACCGGCGAGCGCAGGGGCGACCTGGTGGAAATGAAACCCGCCGGCGTCGGCAAGACCCGGATCGTCGCCCATGTGCCCTCGCGCGGGCTGATCGGCTACCAGGGCCAGTTCCTGACCGATACCCGCGGCACCGGCGTGCTGAACCGCATCTTCCACGGCTGGGTGCCGCACAAGGGCCCGATCCAGGGCCGCCGGCAAGGCGTGCTGATCAGCATGGAGAACGGCGTGTCCGTGGCCTATGCGCTTTGGAACCTGGAAGAGCGCGGCAAGCTGTTCATCGGCGCGCAGGAACAGGTCTACGAGGGGATGATCATCGGCGAACATTCGCGCGACAACGATCTGGAAGTGAACCCGCTCAAGGGCAAGAAGCTGACCAACGTCCGCGCCAGCGGCACGGACGAGGCGGTGCGCCTGACCACCCCGGTGCGGATGAGCCTGGAAGAATCCATCGCCTATATCGACGATGACGAACTGGTCGAGGTCACCCCCAAGATCGTCCGCCTGCGCAAGCGCTACCTCGACCCGCACGAGCGCAAGCGCCAGTCGCGCGCCGACGGCTGA
- the cobT gene encoding nicotinate-nucleotide--dimethylbenzimidazole phosphoribosyltransferase, giving the protein MTFATLADFAATLTDLPPPDAASTAAATDRDAQLTKPPGALGRLEELAIWYAGWRGDARPRLDRPQVVIFAGNHGVVAQGISAFPAAVTAQMVANFHAGGAAINQLARQFGADLSVVALDLDRPTQDFTQGPAMTDADCAAALSAGWQAVDPLADLLVVGEMGIGNTTTAAALACALRGGDPADWVGRGTGLDDAGVARKAQVVAAGLARNPVAGDPLQALRCLGGRELAAMTGAIARARASRIPVLLDGFICTAAAAVLETARPGALDHCVAGHVSQEPGHARLLAALGQTPLLSLDLRLGEGSGAALAIGILQGAIACHSGMATFAEAGVSGA; this is encoded by the coding sequence ATGACCTTCGCCACCCTCGCCGATTTCGCCGCCACCCTGACCGACCTGCCGCCGCCCGACGCGGCCAGCACGGCGGCCGCCACCGACCGCGACGCCCAGCTGACCAAGCCGCCCGGCGCGCTGGGGCGGCTGGAGGAACTGGCGATCTGGTATGCCGGCTGGCGCGGCGATGCGCGGCCCCGGCTGGACCGGCCGCAGGTGGTGATCTTTGCCGGCAATCACGGCGTGGTGGCACAGGGCATCTCGGCCTTTCCGGCAGCGGTCACGGCACAGATGGTCGCCAATTTCCACGCCGGCGGCGCCGCGATCAACCAGCTGGCCCGCCAGTTCGGGGCGGATCTGTCGGTTGTCGCACTGGATCTGGACCGCCCGACGCAGGACTTCACCCAAGGCCCGGCGATGACCGATGCCGACTGCGCCGCCGCCCTGTCGGCCGGCTGGCAGGCGGTGGACCCGTTGGCCGACCTGCTGGTGGTCGGCGAAATGGGCATCGGCAACACCACCACCGCCGCCGCGCTGGCCTGCGCGCTGCGGGGCGGCGATCCGGCCGACTGGGTGGGGCGCGGCACCGGCCTTGATGACGCAGGCGTTGCGCGCAAGGCGCAGGTGGTGGCGGCCGGCCTGGCCCGCAACCCGGTGGCCGGCGATCCGTTGCAGGCGCTGCGCTGCCTCGGCGGGCGGGAACTGGCGGCGATGACCGGCGCCATCGCCCGCGCCCGCGCCTCGCGCATTCCGGTGCTGCTGGACGGCTTCATCTGCACCGCGGCCGCGGCGGTGCTGGAGACTGCCCGCCCCGGCGCGCTGGATCATTGCGTTGCCGGCCATGTCTCGCAGGAACCCGGGCATGCCCGGCTGCTGGCCGCCCTTGGCCAGACGCCGCTGCTGTCGCTGGACCTGCGGCTGGGCGAAGGATCGGGCGCCGCGCTGGCCATCGGCATCCTGCAAGGCGCCATCGCCTGCCATTCGGGCATGGCGACCTTTGCCGAAGCGGGCGTCTCGGGCGCCTGA